The genomic region CGAGGCGTGGGTGCTGGAGCTGTCGAGCTTCCAGCTCGATGGTGTGACCGGCTTTGAGCCGACGGCGGCGACGGTGCTGAACATCACCCAGGACCATCTGGACTGGCATGGCGACATCAATGCCTATGCTGCGGCCAAGGCCCGCATCTTCGGGCAGACCGGTCTGATGGTGTTGAACCGGGAAGACGCCGAAGTCATGCAGATGCTGCCCCCGCCTGTGCGGGTCAAACTACAGAAACCGCAGCAGCGCGAACACGTCACCTTCGGGGGGGACATGCCGCGTCGCCCGGGCGACTTTGGCATCGAGATCGTCAATGGCATGCCCTGGCTGGTGCGAGCACTGGAGGCTGACGAAACGCGCAAGCGTAGTCGTTCAGATGCTGGCGAAGAGCTGCACATCCAGCGCCTGATGCCTGCGGACGCGCTGCGCATTCGCGGTCGCCACAACGCTACCAATGCATTGGCTGCGCTGGCCCTGGCCTGTGCAGCGGGCTGCCCGCTGGCACCCATGCTGTACGGGCTGCGTGAGTACCGCGGTGAGCCGCACCGTGTGGAGCCCGTGGCTATCGTGAACGATGTCGAGTACTTCGACGACAGCAAGGGCACCAACGTCGGGGCCACGGTGGCGGCACTGACGGGGCTGGGTGCGGACCGCCGCATCGTGCTGATCCTGGGGGGGGAAGGCAAGGGGCAGGATTTTTCACCGCTGGCCACTCCGGTCGCTCGTTACGCCCGCGCCGTGGTGCTGATCGGGCGGGATGCTCCGCAGATTCGACAAGCGCTGGCAGATGCCGGGGTTCCGCTGCTGGATGCCAGCGATCTGCCTGAAGCCGTGCAGCTTGCAACGCAACGGGCCCATGCAGGCGATGCCGTTCTGATGTCGCCCGCCTGCGCCAGCTTTGACATGTTCAAGGACTATGCACACCGGGCACAGGTTTTCTGTGACACCGTACACGCCATGGCGCAAGACGCCGGGCAATCCCTGGGGGGCGAGTGATGTCGGGCAGCGCCAGCACATCCAGCGAACGCGAGGGCTTCCTGTCGCGCGTGACGGGCTGGTTTGGCGGCTTGTCCAGCAAGGCCGCGGATGTGCTGCCCGTGCGTGTAGGGGGGACCGAGTACCGCCAGTCTTCCACCACGCCCGCCAGCGTACTGGGTTTTGACCAGGCCCTGATGTGGGTGGTGGTGGCCTTGCTGGCGTGGGGCTTGGTGATGGTGTATTCCGCATCCATTGCATTGCCCGACAACCCCCGTTTCGCCAACTACGCGCCAACGCATTTTTTGACGCGGCACATGATGTACCTCGTCTTCGGGTTTGTCGCGGCATTACTGTCCTTTCAGGTGCCCATGAAAGTCTGGGAGCGCATGGCCCCCTGGCTGTTCATCGGCTCTCTGTTGCTGTTGATTGCCGTGCTCATCCCCGGCGTGGGCAAAGTGGTCAACGGCGCGCGGCGCTGGCTGGCCATTGGCCCTATCGGTTTTCAGCCCTCCGAGGTGGCCAAGCTGGCCGTCCTGATCTACGCGGCCGACTACATGGTGCGCAAGATGGAAGTGAAGGAGCGCTTCTTCCGCGCCGTGCTGCCCATGGGGGCCGCTGTGGGCGTGGTGGGGGTTTTGCTGCTGGCCGAGCCGGACATGGGTGCCTTCATGGTGGTGGCCGTGATTGCCATGGGCATCCTCTTCCTGGGTGGCGTCAATGCCCGTATGTTCTTCCTGATTGCCGGCGTGCTGGTCGGTGCCTTCGCGCTGATGATTGCCAGCTCACCCTGGCGGCGCGAGCGCGTGTTCGCCTACCTGGACCCATTCAGTGAGCAGCACGCCTTGGGCAAGGGCTATCAGCTCTCGCACTCGTTGATTGCGATTGGGCGGGGCGAGATTTTTGGCGTAGGCCTGGGCGGCAGTGTGGAAAAGCTGCACTGGCTTCCCGAGGCGCACACCGACTTCCTGCTGGCCGTGATCGGGGAGGAGTTCGGCCTGGTGGGCGTGATCACGCTCATCATTCTTTTCCTGTGGCTGACCCGCCGCCTGATGCACATCGGCCGCCAGGCCATTGCGCTGGATCGCGTCTTCTCCGGGCTGGTGGCCCAGGGGGTGGCCATCTGGATCGGTTTTCAGGCCTTCATCAACATGGGCGTGAACCTGGGTGCCTTGCCCACCAAAGGTCTGACCTTGCCGCTGATGAGCTTTGGCGGCTCTGCCATCTTGCTGAACCTGGTGGCGCTGGCC from Acidovorax sp. DW039 harbors:
- the ftsW gene encoding putative lipid II flippase FtsW; its protein translation is MSGSASTSSEREGFLSRVTGWFGGLSSKAADVLPVRVGGTEYRQSSTTPASVLGFDQALMWVVVALLAWGLVMVYSASIALPDNPRFANYAPTHFLTRHMMYLVFGFVAALLSFQVPMKVWERMAPWLFIGSLLLLIAVLIPGVGKVVNGARRWLAIGPIGFQPSEVAKLAVLIYAADYMVRKMEVKERFFRAVLPMGAAVGVVGVLLLAEPDMGAFMVVAVIAMGILFLGGVNARMFFLIAGVLVGAFALMIASSPWRRERVFAYLDPFSEQHALGKGYQLSHSLIAIGRGEIFGVGLGGSVEKLHWLPEAHTDFLLAVIGEEFGLVGVITLIILFLWLTRRLMHIGRQAIALDRVFSGLVAQGVAIWIGFQAFINMGVNLGALPTKGLTLPLMSFGGSAILLNLVALAIVMRVDYENKLLMRGGRV
- the murD gene encoding UDP-N-acetylmuramoyl-L-alanine--D-glutamate ligase, giving the protein MALLQDKKVLVLGLGSSGLAMARWCVRCGAQVTVADTRQAPPQLAQLQQELPDVRFVAGAFDASLVDGQGLHAVYRSPGLSPDTIAPVFKAAQAIGLVTGSELTLYAAALGYLRAEHGYAPCVLAITGTNGKTTVTSLTGQLVERSGKTVAVAGNIGPTLLDTLATHIDAGTLPEAWVLELSSFQLDGVTGFEPTAATVLNITQDHLDWHGDINAYAAAKARIFGQTGLMVLNREDAEVMQMLPPPVRVKLQKPQQREHVTFGGDMPRRPGDFGIEIVNGMPWLVRALEADETRKRSRSDAGEELHIQRLMPADALRIRGRHNATNALAALALACAAGCPLAPMLYGLREYRGEPHRVEPVAIVNDVEYFDDSKGTNVGATVAALTGLGADRRIVLILGGEGKGQDFSPLATPVARYARAVVLIGRDAPQIRQALADAGVPLLDASDLPEAVQLATQRAHAGDAVLMSPACASFDMFKDYAHRAQVFCDTVHAMAQDAGQSLGGE